The following are encoded together in the Portunus trituberculatus isolate SZX2019 chromosome 25, ASM1759143v1, whole genome shotgun sequence genome:
- the LOC123508867 gene encoding UDP-xylose and UDP-N-acetylglucosamine transporter-like — MGAATATLMVFIGCCSNVVFLEFLVKDEPACGNIITFSQFLFIAFHGFVVTMDFGRRKNAIPIKEYLILVVMFFLVNVTNNMAFGFNISMPLHIIFRSGGLIASMVMGIIVLGRKYTFTKYASVFMITAGTIMCTFASAEYVDETEDKDSGFITWLSGIAILTFALFLSARMGIYQECLYTKHGKHPHEALFFIHTLSLPGFIMTAGSIIDHAQKFNKSLPLPALATFPVLAHLPRLWIYLAGNVLTQYLCVGSVFRLTSEATALAVTLVLTLRKFLSLVFSIIYFQNPFTMQHWAGTFLVFAGTLLFTDVIGKTREALASRNASGKSKTS; from the exons atggGAGCCGCTACTGCAACTCTGATGGTGTTTATTGGGTGTTGCAGCAATGTGGTGTTTCTGGAGTTCCTCGTCAA AGATGAGCCAGCGTGCGGCAACatcatcaccttctcccagttcCTCTTCATCGCCTTCCATGGCTTCGTGGTCACTATGGACTTCGGCAGGAGGAAAAACGCGATACCCATTAA ggaaTACCTAatactggtggtgatgtttttcCTCGTCAACGTCACAAACAACATGGCTTTTGGCTTCAACATCTCCATGCCTCTACACATCATCTTCAGAAGC GGGGGCCTCATCGCAAGCATGGTGATGGGCATTATCGTGCTGGGCAGAAAGTACACCTTCACCAAGTATGCGTCAGTGTTCATGATCACGGCGGGAACCATCATGTGCACCTTCGCCTCGGCTGAGTACGTG GATGAGACTGAGGACAAGGACTCTGGCTTCATAACGTGGCTGTCAGGTATTGCCATCCTCACCTTCGCCCTGTTCCTGTCGGCAAGGATGGGTATCTACCAGGAGTGCTTGTACACGAAACATGGCAAGCACCCACATGAGGCGCTCTTCTTTATT CACACACTGTCCTTGCCTGGGTTCATCATGACAGCTGGGAGCATAATCGACCACGCCCAAAAGTTCAACAAGTCCCTGCCCCTCCCTGCCCTGGCCACCTTCCCTGTCCTTGCTCATCTGCCTCGCCTCTGGATCTACTTGGCTGGAAACGTCCTCACTCA ATACCTGTGTGTGGGTTCTGTGTTCCGCCTCACCTCAGAAGCCACCGCCCTCGCCGTCACCCTGGTGCTCACCCTCAGAAAGTTCCTCTCCCTCGTGTTCTCTATTATCTACTTCCAGAACCCCTTCACCATGCAGCACTGGGCCGGCACGTTCCTGGTCTTTGCTGGCACGCTGCTCTTCACAGATGTCATTGGCAAGACACGTGAAGCTTTGGCCAGTAGAAACGCGAGTGGCAAGAGTAAAACAAGCTAg